From the Lampris incognitus isolate fLamInc1 chromosome 6, fLamInc1.hap2, whole genome shotgun sequence genome, one window contains:
- the rgma gene encoding repulsive guidance molecule A, with amino-acid sequence MQSQREGSEARPRAGWMVMGTGARLSALQVCRTIAVLLSLFPSASLQCKILKCNSEFWASTSNSGPEEEFCTALRAYNSCVRRTARTCRGDLAYHSAQHGIEDLMSQHNCSKEGPTSQPRSRTPPPPPLPPQLPPDSQERSDGPEVCHYERSLPRHTAPPNYTHCGFFGDPHLRTFGDDFQTCKVEGAWPLIHNKYLSVQVTNTPVVPGSLATATSKLTIIFKNFQECVDQKMYHAETDELPAAFADGSKNGGDQHGANTLRVVEKVPGQYVEIQARYIGTTIVVRQVGRYLTFAVRMPEEVVNSVEEDDNQDLYLCLHGCPANQRIDFRTVRARAAEAHGIGRARSGTVGHGFTYQSAKATCKERLPVEDLYFQSCVFDLLSSGDINFTMAAYYAFEDVKMLHSNSDRYHIFEKDAYMGNAAPTGGSVLPLILLNSLALFLWTECCMVHI; translated from the exons ATGCAGTCGCAAAG GGAGGGAAGTGAAGCGCGACCCCGAGCTGGATGGATGGTTATGGGGACAGGAGCGAGACTCTCGGCGCTTCAAGTGTGCAGAACCATCGCTGTCTTGCTCTCGCTCTTTCCGTCCG CGAGTCTGCAGTGCAAGATCCTCAAGTGTAACTCCGAATTTTGGGCCTCCACCTCAAATTCCGGACCGGAGGAGGAGTTTTGCACGGCACTGCGTGCGTATAACAGCTGCGTCCGTCGGACCGCGCGCACCTGTCGGGGCGACCTGGCGTACCATTCGGCCCAGCATGGCATCGAGGACCTGATGAGCCAGCACAACTGCTCCAAAGAGGGCCCCACCTCTCAGCCGCGTTCCCGCACGCCCCCTCCTCCGCCGCTGCCGCCACAGCTGCCCCCCGACAGCCAGGAGCGCTCCGACGGCCCTGAGGTGTGCCACTATGAGCGCAGTCTCCCGCGTCACACGGCCCCGCCCAACTACACCCACTGCGGCTTCTTCGGAGACCCGCACCTGCGGACCTTCGGCGATGATTTTCAGACCTGCAAGGTGGAGGGAGCCTGGCCACTCATCCACAACAAATACCTGTCTGTTCAGGTGACCAACACTCCTGTAGTGCCTGGCTCACTGGCCACTGCCACCAGCAAG cTGACAATCATCTTCAAGAATTTCCAGGAGTGTGTTGACCAAAAGATGTACCACGCGGAAACCGACGAGCTGCCCGCGGCATTTGCGGATGGATCCAAGAACGGCGGAGATCAACATGGAGCCAACACGCTGCGGGTGGTGGAGAAGGTACCGGGGCAGTACGTCGAGATCCAGGCCAGGTACATCGGAACAACTATAGTGGTTCGGCAGGTCGGCCGCTACTTGACCTTTGCTGTGCGGATGCCGGAGGAAGTCGTTAACTCAGTGGAGGAAGATGATAACCAGGACTTGTACCTCTGTCTTCACGGCTGTCCCGCCAACCAGCGCATCGACTTCAGAACCGTTAGGGCTCGTGCAGCGGAGGCCCACGGCATAGGCAGGGCCAGGAGCGGGACCGTGGGGCATGGTTTCACTTATCAGTCTGCCAAGGCCACGTGCAAAGAGCGCCTCCCGGTGGAGGATCTGTATTTCCAGTCCTGCGTGTTTGACCTCCTTTCTTCTGGGGACATAAACTTCACCATGGCTGCATACTACGCCTTTGAAGACGTAAAAATGCTCCACTCCAACAGTGACAGATACCACATTTTTGAAAAGGACGCGTACATGGGCAACGCAGCACCAACCGGGGGAAGTGTACTGCCGCTCATCCTCCTCAACTCGTTGGCCCTTTTCTTGTGGACTGAATGTTGTATGGTTCATATTTAG